The DNA sequence GCGGTCAAAAAAGCCGGGCTGCCTTTAGTACTTTATCAGTGTGACTGTATTTTACAGGCGGGCAGCGTACTTACGAAGCAAGGTGGAATGTATAAAGTATTCACCGCTTTTAGAAATGCCTGGATGAAAGAAGTAAAACAGACAGATCTCACGCCATTACCCAAACCTGCTGATCAGATGCCCTCCTTAAATGTGAGTTGGTCGAAAAATATAAGTGTTAATTATGACAAAAAATCCAGCCAAGCCTGGCCTGCGGGAGAGACTGCCGCGTTGCGGCGTTTACGGCATTTTTTATTACAGGATATAGAAGATTATCATCACAACAGAGATATTCCCTCTCTCGATGGCACATCCGGGTTATCTGCTTATTTAAAATTCGGCGTTATCAGTGCCAAACGTTGTGTTTATGAGGTACTGGCGGCTTTTCCCGATGCCTTAGATGCTCAGGACTCAAGTGTCTTTAGTTGGATAAATGAAATTGTTTGGCGTGAATTTTATCGCCATCTAATGATCTTTAATCCGCAATTATGTAAAGGGAAAAATTTCAATAAACTGGCAGATAATATCACTTGGAGCAATAACCCCGATGACTTTAAAGCCTGGTGTGAAGGGCGGACAGGGTATGGATTGGTAGATGCTGCGATGCGTCAGTTAAATCAAACTGGCTGGATGCATAACCGCTTAAGAATGGTAACTGCCAGTTTTTTAACTAAGCATTTACTGATCGATTGGCGTTGGGGTGAGGCTTATTTCAGGGAGCATTTAATAGACGGTGATTTGGCATCCAATAACGGTGGCTGGCAGTGGGCTGCCAGTACAGGTTGTGATGCACAACCCTATTTTAGAATTTTTAACCCTATTATTCAGAGTCAAAAGTTTGATCCAAAGGGACTTTTCATCCGTAAATACGTCAAAGAACTAAATGGATTCGATAATAAAAAAATTCATTTTCCGGTAAACGCAATAGTTGAACATAAACAAGCAAGATTAAATGCGTTAGATAGATATTCAGTATTAAAAAAGGGTTAATAATGACAAGTGCACTGATTGATGATTTTTGTCGTGTATATCAGGGATTAGATAAGAATAATCTAAGCCAGCTGGGGCTCGTTTACAGTGATAATATAAATTTCATTGATGCGCTGCATAACCTTAAAGGGTTAGATCAATTAAGCGAGTATTTTAGCCATCTTTACGGGCATCTTCTTTACTGCAATT is a window from the Psychromonas ingrahamii 37 genome containing:
- the phrB gene encoding deoxyribodipyrimidine photo-lyase, which translates into the protein MHLVWFRNDLRTSDNSALYYACLKGPVTGIYFVTPGQWKNHQLAPIQADFIEQNLKVLAEELAALGIPLLIEEVADFSHIPARLKQIQKDHHINTIHANDEPEINEKERDQAVKKAGLPLVLYQCDCILQAGSVLTKQGGMYKVFTAFRNAWMKEVKQTDLTPLPKPADQMPSLNVSWSKNISVNYDKKSSQAWPAGETAALRRLRHFLLQDIEDYHHNRDIPSLDGTSGLSAYLKFGVISAKRCVYEVLAAFPDALDAQDSSVFSWINEIVWREFYRHLMIFNPQLCKGKNFNKLADNITWSNNPDDFKAWCEGRTGYGLVDAAMRQLNQTGWMHNRLRMVTASFLTKHLLIDWRWGEAYFREHLIDGDLASNNGGWQWAASTGCDAQPYFRIFNPIIQSQKFDPKGLFIRKYVKELNGFDNKKIHFPVNAIVEHKQARLNALDRYSVLKKG